Genomic window (Psilocybe cubensis strain MGC-MH-2018 chromosome 1, whole genome shotgun sequence):
TGTTATTGCTTGTGATTTCAGCAGGAGCTTACTACAAGACGTATCTTCGTTCGTGAAATATGGCTATCAGCGTCCTCCCACTGATCAACTCAAAACTTACCTGAGTAAACCAAAGCACATTGCCGATACCAGGCGTAGCTTTCAAGAATTTTGACCAGCATAAGGCTACACGCACAAGTTAGTATATAGATAACCTGTTTTGGAATGAGGTATCATCGAAGTCAGTGATAGGCGCCCTGTCAAACCTTGTCGGCCATCACAAATGATACAGGCGCTCACTATTGACAAGTATATTAGTATGAGAAATATGTGTCAAGATTTACGTTTCCGTAAAATGACGGAATTGGTCATTAATTTCTCGTTCctttcatatttttctattaaACAGTGGTCCAGGTCTTGGTCTGGCGCCCACCGTGTCAGAGTTCACGATGTTGATGGGCCTGCGCTTAACATTTTGTCACTTAATTGTGTTACTCAGCGCTAAGTACCGTGTAGTAGCTCCAGAAGCTATTCTGTGTAAGTATCCGAAAAGGTTAGCTCCGGGGAAAACTGGACTTGGTGGTAGCACGATTCACCAATCCTCTGATTCCCCGCTAGTTCGTAGTTCAATTCCACCGTGACCGCCACCTGGGTCTCACGGCATGAGCAAAATATAAAGTGATGGCCCAGTTTCTGGGTGCCCCAAGAATCGACATACTTGGCGTTACCATGCAGTGAGATGACCGCTTTCTGACCTTTTAAATCCGTTTCAGAACTGCGGCAGTCCATATTTGATGACGGTTGGCGGTGCCACACCTCACCCGATAGCTATATAAGCTAACCATGCGCATATTATACCCCACACGTTGACCGTCTTCATCAGTGTTTTCTGCAGGCCAGAAAACTAACGATATTCAAAGTCAAATATGAAAATCTCCGCCGCGATTCAAACCCTCCTCGTGCTGGGAGCATCAATCACAGTGCCGATCTCCCTGGTACAAGCAGCACCCCAAGGCGAGTACTCTCTGGAGAAGGCCTTTGCAAGCTCTTTTTCTAGCCACCGATATAATGCCAAAAGGTGTGTATCATGTACTGTCTTTTTCGCTCTTCAGCTATTTGCTAACATATGCTCTTATTCTGACGATCTAGGCTATGCGGTACACACATCAGCGCGGAAAGAAAGGCGTCTGTCGAGCGCAAGTTCGCTGCACAGCGAATAGCAGCCCCAGAAACTGCCAAGGCAGTAGCGCCAGTCATTGACGTATATTTCAATGTTATTGCTGCAAATAAGACTATCGCTGGAGGATGGATCCCGTACGTTACAAATCCCTTCTGATTCTCGGAAGAAGTAGGTTTTTATTCCCATTTTTATCTTCAGGGCGCACCAGATCAAATCTCAGATTGCGGTTCTGAATAGAGATTTCAAGAGCACTGGAGTACAATACCGTCTGGCGAAGGTAACAAGATACATCTCGAAGCGGTGGTTCAACGGTGTTGCTCCTGAAGGGTGCGCATTCAAGAATGCTGCATTTCGCGTCAAATATTAAAAGATATTAGGGCTATGCAAACTGAAATGAAACAGAAACTCAGAAAAGGTGGACCAGAAACACTCAATGTGTATACCGTTGGGTAAGCTAGGTTTCTACTCTGCGGGTCAACGGTCAAACTCCAATGAGTGCGTAGGTTCCATAACACACAGGCAGAGGGCCTACTAGGACATGCGACATTCCCCACAGACTACAAGAGTCTCCCGAAGGACGACGGGGTTGTGATCCAGTATGGCACCCTTCCTGGGGGCAATTTGGCTCCGTTCAACAAAGGCAAGACGCTCACACACGAAGTCGGTCATTGGGTCGGACTTTACCACACTTTCGAGGTAAGTCTGAAAGTAATATCAGCGCAACCTCTGAACCTAGTATTTTGCTAGGGAGGATCTTGTTCATCGAGCGGCGATGAAGTCTCCGACACCCCTGCCCAATTAAAGCCTACATCTGGATGCCCCATTGCAAACCCAGACACTTGTCCTGGCAAGGCTGGTCTCGATCCTATTCGTGCGTTGATTTCTATAGCTTTCAAATTCTACGGCAATAACGGCTCTGATAGACAACTTTATGGATTACTCGGATGATGTCTGTTTGACACATTTCAGCGCTGGACAAGGGACACGCTTGAGGGCACAGCTGAGAACATACCGAGAAATTGATGTCTGAGTATGCTTGCTACTAATTTTATGTTGGAATTGCGCAGCGAAAAGCCTTTTCCATCAGATGACAGGCATCGTTGGGCCCCACACACTGTGCTTCGCTTGAGACTTTTCCGTCATGATGGTCGTTTCTATGCACCATGTATGCACAATGCAATGCCTCCGGACAGTCCTGCGTAGACAATCGGTAGTATAACAACGTTTGGAACTCGGTGTGTGTGCTCCTAAGCGCCAACTACAAATCTCACCTGTACTGGCACAACGAGTTCAATTCCCAGGTGGACTGTATGGTATACAGCAGTGTTTGCCATTTTCCCCAGAGTTACCGCTTGCCGTGAATACATGGCTCCATTGTGGGTTGCGACGCGGtcaaaaggaaagaaaggtaaaTGTCATTTTTGAAAGAAACATGCAACAATCTCCAATATACATGCTCGACTACCTTCTGATCCATCAATGACCTCCGTCCACTCGGCTTTCTCGTTATTACAGTTTAGTCTGGGTGATCTTGCCCTACCAAGGTCAGCGCTGACAGGGTGATATGTTACAGTGTTGGTACAGCAGCAAACAAGCGCCGAGGTTGCGGGTACACCATCACCCATATGCCACGTTTGTGAGGAGTTCTTTGCTCATGGTCCCTCATGACCTCACACAGCGGCGGTGAGCTGATATTATATTAATATGAATGACATCCTCGCAGAAATGACCATGCAGCAGATGGGCTACCAGCATTTGATGATGTAAAAAAGCTCTGATTTAGAAGTGGAGCTTTCTTCGATTTAACTAAATGCACCCATATCTTAAATCCAGGCTGTGGTAGCACTAGTGTTCCGTTATGGAACATGAACAATCGTGCCGCGTAGAGAAATGCGGCGACCTGCGGATCGGGATGCAGAGCTGATAAAAGGAAACCGCCAGCTGTTTGTAGATTGTCGCTATCTACGCAACACCAGTTCAATGTTGAGATGCTTAATTGAAGAATCTGAtgggaaaatgaaaaaagtgAATGACGTCTATGGGCAATTATGAGTAATAAACGAATTAGGTACAGAAGCAGGTCATTTGTTTCAAGGACAAAGCGGCTTGAtcaccaacgacgacgaccgtCTCACCCTTGCTCGACGATTCTCTTCCAGTGCATTTCCGAGTTGGATACACCATTTTGGCGGACACTTGGTGCACCTGTCTCACTTCAACTTTCGACATCGTCCCACTTCCCTCCCTGCTATTCATCCCTCTGCTCCACACTTTTCTCTGGTCAATACCATTCATCACCGTCATAGTTCCTGTCCAACTTACTTGCCTTTTTCATCCCCTCCTACCATTCCTCATTCACAACACCCAAGCAAATCACGACCGTGACTTGGCAGAGTGCGCGCTTTGGAGGACTACCGCAGTCCCATATTGGGATCTATTaccaaggtgcgtcagtacTCTTGATCAGAGTAGTTGGTATACTGCTTACTCTGCTATGCTGCTCCTTCGTCAAGCTTGACGAAATCAACGCTGGACCGTGTAGCGATAGCAATAATAATCCCAACCCGGCTTGACGAGCGGCCGCTTTGAAAGACAGCAGCAGTCCAGTGTTAGAGATCTACTACCAAGGTGCGTCAGAATTGTTGATCAGAATAGTTTGTATACTACTTACTCCATGGCTTCATACCATTCCTTCATCAAGCTTGACAAGCTCGACGGCGAGGACCAAGGACCGATGGCTCGCAGTAGGTTGCGATGGCAAAAAAAACTCGACCCCGACTTGACAAGAGAGGCTGCTTCGAAAGACAGCAGCAATCCTGTATTGGAGATCTACTaccaaggtgcgtcagtacTGTACCTACTCCATGCCGTCATACCATACCTTCTTTAACAGAAATTAACAGTGGGGTCTGAGAACCAAGGCTCGCTGTGGCAAGAAAACTCGGAATCCGACTTGACAAGAGGAGGTGATTTTAGAAGACTGCAGCAGTCCCATTGGGGATCTACTACCGAGGTGCGTCAGTTCTGTTGATCAGAGTAGTTGGTATATTACTCACTCTGCCATTCCGTTCCTTTGTCAGGCTTGACAAAATCAACAATATGGGACCAAGGTCCGTATAGCAATGGCAAGATAATTGAGACGCAGCTTGACAAGACAGCGGTAATCCTGTATTGGAGATATACTaccaaggtgcgtcagtacTGTTGATCAGAATGGTTTATATACTACTTACTCCATGCCGTCATACCATCCCTTCAACACCTGTGTACAGATATTGACGGTGGGGTTTGAGGACCGAGGGCTCGCAGTCGCAAGAAAACACGGAATCTGACTTGAGAAGAGGAGGTGATTTTAGAAGACAGCGGCAGTCCCGTTGGGGATCTactgtcaaggtgcgtcagtatTGTTCATCAGAGTGGTTAGTATACTACTTACTCTACGCCGCCATGTTGTTCTTCCTTCAAGTTGACCAGCTACGCACAGAGATCGACAGTGGAGTCCGAGGTTCGAGGGCTTCCAGTGGGTAGCAATGGCAAGACCTTTGACCAGCGGTAGTCACAGTCATGTTGCGCAGCGTTGGAAACTCCCTGCCAAGGTGTGTCAGTACCGTTTACCAGCGCCGCGGCACCCTTTCTCACCTTTCGTCTCTCTTTAGCGTGTCTGCAATGCCATTAACGGCGCGTCAAACGACTCAgatggggagggaggggtggGGCACAGCCACTGGAGGGGGGTGTCAGTCATTCAAACAACATGCACCACACTCTGTTACTCACCATTCTTTTTCCCATCCTTCCAGCATTCTCCAATCCCCCGCTATTGCCCTCTCGTATCGTTACCAGCCAATCGCACCTCGTGTTCCAGACGGCGGCGCTGCGAGTCAGAGCTTGCGGGAGGGGGCCTTGACAACTTTCTGAATCGCAACTCGGGTTCGAGACGGCGGCGGATCAGTCTACGCTGTACTGACTTTACCTGCCATTCCTTCTCTGAGatcaacgacgacgacaactgTGGGCGGGGCCGCGGGAGCAGGGTGACGAACTGCGGGCACTTGTAAGTTAGCTACACAGCTGGAATTGCACACTTACTCgccttttgttttttcagCCTGTCTGCATCGACGTTGTTTGCGTGAGACTGCAATAAGGAGTTGCAGGGTACGACCACTGCTGAATACTATAGGTCAGTCACTGAAACAATATGTCATACCCTGCTGCTCACCATTATTTTACCATCTCTAGTGACTTCAAATCATCGTTGGCCTCGCGTTTGTAATGGAGCAAGTGTTGCGCCCGTCTTGGGAGATGAGTGAAAGGTCCCAACATCAAGCGGGCGAGGCTCCGCCATGTGGTAGATCTGCAACAAGGGCATTATGTGAGTGACTCTCTTATTACTCTGAACTTTACTTACCGCCATTTGTCTCCCTAGCCGCCACAACAGTGTACGCACTCCGGAGACCGACTGACAGCGGAGTGCGAGGCGGTTGCGATGACAAGGAACCGCTCGTCGTTGACGAGCGCGTTGCTGGAAAGGTGCATCAACACTGTGGGTATGGATTATCAGGGTTTTGCTTACCATTTTGTTTTCAGTTgtacttgttttagtgggccaccgcggagcgtggcatgacgagtctttacgattcagtgtcacgctttgtaataatataatatatatataatataatataaatatgtccaactttgatgtggatatcggtgcaatggacgaagtgatattcagactccaaggcatagttagcgacaagatgctaccaccaatggcaaagcctgcttcgtacgtccactccattgaggtgaattaattacaaatgaggactgtTACAGCTGCGACAGAACGGTCAAGCAACAACCATATTTATGTACCGCCATTGCTATCAcgggactcggagacattgtgttcaataaggtgatggaaaagctagaagaagttttcctccgttttgcaaacaattttcccgcggacagcgtcagcggctatgacccagttcttcacaaagacacgggtttcaatgttttccatgcacatagccaatatttcacgaaggtatccacatatcaagacaaatctgacaacataggttttcatcccctggtcgaccctgataacgtgttggcgtccatggtaggggacagtttcatccacgcaatcgataacaaggtacagtttctttgtcgggagatacttcctgacggaacagccaggtatgtttagaaaataccaacaacacatcacaaccaaactaatatcatgttgcaacagatattattcttataatcctgcctccatacaaattggagacattgtcgagatcagtgttgcctttgtcgcatttcctgcccaaggaaacaagtacaaatttgttgtcgctcttcgcggaatacttgtcttggaccaggaggcaagagaggtaagcaatgttacattgaacagtctcatagccattcataacttccaacagaaagctCATATTCTCAGAATGCGGTTGCGCTATACTCCAGCAAAAAGAcaggttgctgttttgtgtaggacaaagaggcagctgtacaaaggtcagattgacattgaagacacgcAACAGAGGATGGCACATATGCGCTTAAATGAGGACACAgtccacaatagcaatactatgtcccaagattaatacatatgtacatagaaagacaaggatatcataaatgtgctgAAGGAACAATCAATCGATTTGCgtgaacattgtaaataacaaggaataatttgtcaagtcattttcatgacagaaattatctgaaggtgttagttggcaccccatgggagaatcctgcgtacactgtacgcagaatattcccacacttgGCTGAATATCGGCGAGGAAGTCCGTGGGagaattctgcgtacactgtacgcagaatattcccacacttggctgaatatcgggagaggttgaccgtgggaatattctgcgtacactgtacgcaggatattcccacgctcattcgcaagtcaaacttacaaattaagacaaaaagaatgaggacgagaacacaagtttatttcgaacaaaaatttgactaaggatggaagaaattacaaatatccattccacaagaggctttgtggttgagggcgatgcaaccaaaaaatatctgcctttctggatagcaaatacaaaacagttgcatgtacacggtcatctttttgcctacattacaggaattaaattgacaaatactaaaactaaagagcacacaccttatacccctttcccaggatttgatagcttttttgacacgcttgtgtaattggtaaacatctgCCGCTGTGTAGTGAAAATCTAATGCGATACCGCTGATGTGAcggacaccaaaatgcaaacaatcaaattcattgagcaacaatgcccacgaattggcttcaacaaaggaagtctgatttgctttgggtaaaagaggcaaagaataaacccaacaatgcctGTCGCCAACCCGTCTAATCCCAGGAGAGAACAACTCTGGATAAGGATCGTAATCCAGCACAACGAGAACATGACCACGAGATGAACTATACCCAACATTTACGTTGTCTCTGATAGACTGTAtcctgctttggatatggcGGTCCATTTTTAAAGTTTGcaatggaatggaaagaacaaatttcaagccacgggaatgatattttgcaagaaatttttgcgcgcgcttgaggttggcagaaggttgcaacaaagagacttgatgtccaaaggtagcatttggatacaagctgtacaccttctcaaaggtaacaaaattcatgacgccagctgcagtagaacaaaattgaagttaacattgttttgacacatgacattggggacatactgctatgataccccaaaatgcactCTACC
Coding sequences:
- a CDS encoding Extracellular metalloprotease (Extracellular metalloprotease VDBG_01143), which gives rise to MKISAAIQTLLVLGASITVPISLVQAAPQGEYSLEKAFASSFSSHRYNAKRLCGTHISAERKASVERKFAAQRIAAPETAKAVAPVIDVYFNVIAANKTIAGGWIPAHQIKSQIAVLNRDFKSTGVQYRLAKVTRYISKRWFNGVAPEGAMQTEMKQKLRKGGPETLNVYTVGFHNTQAEGLLGHATFPTDYKSLPKDDGVVIQYGTLPGGNLAPFNKGKTLTHEVGHWVGLYHTFEGGSCSSSGDEVSDTPAQLKPTSGCPIANPDTCPGKAGLDPIHNFMDYSDDVCLTHFSAGQGTRLRAQLRTYREIDV